Sequence from the Natronomonas marina genome:
GCCGACGACGGCATCAAGCTCGGGGACCTGGCAACCGAACTGTCCGCAGTCGAGAACGGTATCCCGGCGGAGGAACTCTCCGACAAGCAGCGGAAGCGGACCTACGTCTCGCTGTACCAGACCCACATTCCGAAGCTCGAGGAGTCCGGTATCATCACGTACGACGGCGATTCCGGCGTCGTGCGCCCGACGGACAGACTCGGCGAACTCGCGGCGTACTTCGACTCGGAGCCGAACCGGATCCCCTGGCGGTGGTTGTATCTCGTCTTCGGTGGCGGCGGGCTGATCCTCTACGCCATCGCGTTCGCTGTCGACTTCCGGGTCGTAGGGCCCGCACAGGTCGGCCTCGGCGTGCTCGTCGCTGTCGCGGCTTTGAGTCTCGTCCACTACGCCCACGCGCGGTGGTACCGGAAGGACACGGTGAGGATACCCCTCGAGCGGGAGTGAACTCCCGTCAGCGGGCGACGACGATCTCCCCTTCGCCCGCCGCCGTCACCGAGTACGGCCCGAACCGGAACGAAACCTCGGCGTCCGCCCCGCCCGTGTCGAGACACTGCCTGAGCGCGTCCGGATCGATGGCGTCGTGCAGGACGCGGTCCTGACCGACTCCGTCGGTGGCCCCGACTTCGTCGATCGCCTCGACGATCCGGACGACCACGTCGTCGGTCGAGGGGTCGAAATCGAACCGTGCGGCGTTCCCGTCTCCCTGCTCCGTTTTCTGCTCGGTCGGATGCGTCATTTACGCTCCGTTCGAGCCAACTTTCCTAAAAACGCTCGGTTCCGTCACGAACTCGGCAGTTTCTCGGTCGAGGCTCGGGGTTTATACTCGCGGGGTCCCTACGTTCTGGTGGCCCCTCCGCACTCGCCCGTCAGCTTGTGTGCCAGCACCTGTGGGCCGTGCTTTTGGGGGGGCCATCTCGACCGGAGAGCCGAGGCGCCGGACGACGGACGGCCTGCCGCCGGCGGTTAGCGCGCGTATACTCATTGTTCGACTCCGGCTACCGCCACCCATGACCTACCGAGTCGCGGTGATCGGGACGGGTCCCGACCCCGAGGAACGGAGCCGCGAGGGCTACGCGATGGCGTACCGCCACGCCGACGGATACCGGCGGCTCGAATCGTGTGCGCTCGTCGCCTGCGCCGACATCGTCCCCGAGAACGCCGAGGCGTTCGCCGACCGCTTCGACGTCGACGGCGTCTACGAGGACCACGAGACGATGCTGGAGGCGGCCGAACCGGACATCGTCAGCGTCTGCGTCCCGCCGGCCGCCCACGCCGACCTCGTCGTCGACTGTGCGTCGGCGCCGTCCGTCGAGGCCGTCCACTGCGAGAAGCCGATGG
This genomic interval carries:
- a CDS encoding HalOD1 output domain-containing protein, with translation MTHPTEQKTEQGDGNAARFDFDPSTDDVVVRIVEAIDEVGATDGVGQDRVLHDAIDPDALRQCLDTGGADAEVSFRFGPYSVTAAGEGEIVVAR
- a CDS encoding DUF7344 domain-containing protein, yielding MSEDSTGPISHDTAFDLLSNARRRFVLRRLQEADDGIKLGDLATELSAVENGIPAEELSDKQRKRTYVSLYQTHIPKLEESGIITYDGDSGVVRPTDRLGELAAYFDSEPNRIPWRWLYLVFGGGGLILYAIAFAVDFRVVGPAQVGLGVLVAVAALSLVHYAHARWYRKDTVRIPLERE